A genomic window from Candidatus Neptunochlamydia vexilliferae includes:
- the cyoE gene encoding heme o synthase encodes MSIETNIALTRPFSVKHYVMLMKPGIIMGNIVTAAGGFALASKGQVNPSLFFAMLCGLALVIGSACVFNNYIDRELDRKMVRTRNRPLAKGLVSVQSALIFGTIVGLLGTLTLALGTNLLTTAIALFGVFAYVALYTLSKYRTHYGTLIGSIAGAIPPVVGYCAVTGRLDLGALIWFVMIVCWQVPHFFAIAVYRLKDYADGGIPTFPIVKGMRATKIHMTLYTAAFVMAASMLTLCGYTGAFYLTLVLLLGGGWLVLAFKGFKCSSDHRWARKMFIFSLVIVMALCTAIPFSIA; translated from the coding sequence CATCATGGGAAATATTGTTACCGCGGCTGGCGGGTTTGCCCTTGCATCAAAAGGACAGGTCAACCCCTCCCTTTTTTTTGCAATGCTATGCGGCCTAGCCCTTGTCATTGGCTCGGCGTGCGTCTTTAATAACTACATCGATCGGGAGCTTGATCGGAAGATGGTCCGCACAAGAAACCGCCCTCTAGCAAAAGGGCTTGTTTCAGTGCAAAGCGCCCTTATCTTTGGAACGATCGTAGGTCTTTTAGGGACCCTTACCCTAGCTTTAGGAACCAACCTTCTGACCACTGCAATTGCCCTTTTTGGTGTGTTTGCCTATGTCGCTCTCTATACCTTATCAAAGTACCGGACCCATTATGGGACCCTCATTGGAAGCATTGCAGGAGCGATTCCCCCTGTTGTGGGTTACTGCGCGGTGACAGGGCGGCTTGACCTAGGAGCGCTCATTTGGTTTGTGATGATTGTCTGTTGGCAGGTGCCCCACTTTTTCGCCATTGCGGTCTACCGTCTTAAAGATTATGCCGATGGGGGGATTCCGACCTTTCCCATCGTAAAAGGGATGAGGGCCACTAAGATCCACATGACCCTGTATACCGCTGCCTTTGTGATGGCTGCTTCGATGCTCACCCTCTGTGGCTACACAGGGGCTTTCTACCTGACCTTAGTCCTCCTTTTAGGGGGAGGGTGGCTCGTCCTTGCTTTCAAAGGGTTTAAGTGCTCAAGCGATCATCGCTGGGCGCGTAAGATGTTCATCTTCTCGCTCGTCATTGTCATGGCGCTTTGCACCGCCATTCCTTTTTCAATCGCCTAG